Genomic DNA from Erythrobacter aureus:
CGCCATGTGCTTACGCATGGGATTGCCCGAGAATTCGCCGCTGTTGAACAGAATAGAGCGCCAGAACGCTTTCATTCTCGCAAGATGAGTAGGCCAGTCGTCGATCCGTTCGGCGAAGATCGGGCCGAGCAGATCGTCCTCGCGGATCGCGGCATAGAAGTGCTCGACCATGTTCGAGACGAAAGCCTCGTCCACGCCGAGCGCTTCGGCCTCGGCGCGCTTTGCGGCTCGCGCGGCCCGCACTTCCTCGCGGGTACGTTCCTGGACTTCCGACATCGAGGGCTCCGACTCTTTAATAGGTATTTGATATGCCTTTTATCGCACTTGCACACAAAAGCAACATCCAATATACCTTTTTTATGCAACTGAACCTCCGCACTGATTACGCCCTGCGCATGCTCATGGCGCTGGCCGCCACCGATCGAACCCTTTCGATCGACTGGATCGCCCAACGCTATGCGATTTCGCGCAACCACCTCGCCAAGGTGGCGCAGGATCTGGCGGCGGCGGGCTTCGTCGATACGCAGCGCGGCCGTGGTGGCGGACTCCGGCTTGCCCGGCCAGCCAACGCGATCAATGTCGGCGCCGTTGTACGCTCGCTCGAGCACTTCGACGGCTTCGTCGCCTGCATGGGCGGCAAGGCGGAATGCATGATCGATGGGGCCTGCGGGCTCAAACCCGCATTATCCGGTGCGCTCGAGGCATTCCTCGCCCATCTCGACGGCTTCACCCTGGCGGATATTGCCGCAGACCGGACTCGGTTGCTTGACCGGTTGACGCCGCAACCGGCCTGACCGCGCTCAGCAGATTTCGGCCGTGTTCTCCGGCGGCCGTCCGGGCGGTGTGCGTGCGGGATGCATGTGGAAGGGATCGCTCTTCAGCGCATGCCGCTCGCCGTAAGCCTCGGCCAGCACCGCGAAAAGCTGCGGATCGTAGGCCGAAAGATCGGTGTGACCCAGGATCTGCCGCCCGTCGAAGGCTTGCAGACGGTTGGAATTGAACCAGAACTGCGTCCCTTCGGCCCAGTATTCCTGTATCGTGGTGGTCGTATATTCCTCGAACCACAGCCCGTTCGCCAGCGCATTGGCATAGGCCGCCTCGACTTTGCGATAGAGCGCAGGGTCCGCACCCTCGATCGCGAACAGCACATTATGGGCGAATTCGTGAACGAAGATCGTTTCGCCGAAATAGCGGCTGATCGGCAGGCCGAGCACGTCCTCTTCCGATCCGACCATCCGCTCGCCTCCGATTCCGCGCGCGCGATTGTCCCAATATTCGCGGGTGCTCTTCGACCCGATGCGCACCTCGTAATGCTTGATCTCGCAGCGCGTGAGGCGCGGATCGTCTCTCGCGGGCTTGGTCCAGTGGGCGTTCTCGGGAAGGTCGAGCAGCGCCTCGTCACGCGCGATCAGGGCGACCCGGTAGTCGTTGGCGGCCAGCCAGGCGGCCAGATCGGGCCGGTGCGCGAGCATCCCGCGCATCATGTCGCGCGCGGCGAACAGCGCCTCGTCGGGCACGCGCGAGGACGAGAGGATCGGAATGCCCATCGCGTCGACATGCTTCTGATAGAAGGGCGCCGCCCCTAGCACTGCAGGAGGCGTACCGGCGGTGGTCGCGCAAGAGGCGAGCAATGCCGCGCAGGCTGTGATCGACAGAAACCGCATCGAGAAAGCTATTTGTCCGAGGCCTCTTTCGCCAGGCGGCTCATGAGGATCGCCGTGCGCTGCGCCTGCCGCACTATCGAGCGCAAATCGATCGCCTCGCCCTCGGCATGGCTGCCACTGCCCGCAGGCCCCATTCCGGCGAGCCCGTGCGTGTAGGGCGCGACGAAGCTGATATCGGCCGCCCCGCGGCGCGAGGGCGGATAGGGGGCCATCGGCTCGCGGCCGAGATCGGCGTTGATGACGTTGAGCTTGTCCAGCAGTGCGCGGTTGCCATCGGTCGGCGCCATCGGCGGATAGCGGAATTCGATCGTTATCTCGGCTTCGGTGCCGGGCAGGTGATCGGCGACGATGGCGCGCATCGTTTCGGCCGTGCGCTCGTTCTGCTCCTGCGTCAGCGCGCGCAGATCGCCGCGCGCCACGGCGCTGGACGGGATGATGTTGGTCTTCCCGCTGGTGGTAGCGGAAAGACCGTCCTCGCCCAATTCAGCGGGGGTTCCGCCCGCGACAAGTCCGACATTGTAGGTCAGGTTTTCTTCCGGCAGTTCGCGGCGGAAAGTGTCGAGGATGCGCGCCATCTCGTAGATCGCGCCATAGCCCGCATGCTCGGAGAAAATGCCCGAACTGTGCCCGCTCTTCGCATTTGTCGTCAGCGTCCAGCTCCCCGAGGATCGCCGCGCGATCACGCCCGCATCCTTGCCGTCGAGCACCGACAACCCCTCGAAGCCCAGCGCGACATCGGCCCATTCGCCTGCTTCGACAAGGTCGCGGCGCGCAGCCTCCAGGGGTTCGCCCGCATCCTCCTCGTCGCCCGTCAGCGCGACGACGATGTTGGCGCCATCGAGGGTGCCCGCCGCCTTCATCGCCCGCAGGGCGGAAAGGATCACGACGATCCCGCCCTTGTCGTCGACCACGCCCGGCCCGACCGCCCTGTCGCCCTCGCAGAGGAAGCCGGTAAAGGGCGATTCCGGTTCGAACACCGTGTCGAGATGCCCGATCAGCAGCATCTTGGTGGTGCCGGGCGCGCCCTCGTGCCGCGCGAAGAGATGCCCTGCCCGGCCCGCCGCAGACTGGTCGATCCACTCGACCGCGAATCCGAGGGCCTCGAACTCGGGCACCAGCACATCGGCCACTGCCTTCACGCCCGCATGGTTATGCGTGCCCGAATTGATGAGCGTGATTTCTTCGAGCAGCGCGACATCGCTCTCGAACCCGCTCTCGACGGTTTCGACGATGGCCTGCTCGGGCGCGGTGAGCTGGGCGGCAGCGGGGGAAGCCAAGGAGGCTGCGATTGCCAGCATGGGGAGAATGAAACGCATCGCGTGAATTGACGGTTTCGGTCCTCGCAAGTCAATGCGTTTGCCGCAAATACCAAATTTTGGTATCGTTGGCGAATGGCCGCCAAGAATACCTCTATCGCCTTGGGTAAACCCTATACCGATTTCGCTCGCAAAAAGGTCGAAAGCGGCGAGTTCGCCACCACCAGCGAAGTGGTGCGCGAAGCGATGCGGCAGTACATCGCGCAGGATACCAAACGCGAAGCGCTGGACCGCGCGCTGAAAGAAGGGCTCGACAGCGGGCCTGCCCGGCCATTCGATTTCGACGGCTTCCTCCGCGATATGCGGGCGAACTACAAAGCCGAATGATGCAATTCCGCCTGCGCGACGCGGCGAGGCGCGACCTTGCGGAAATCTGGCTAACCACCGCCGAACGCTGGGGCATCGATCAGGCCGACGACTATGTTCGGGCTCTTGAGGATTGCCTCCTACGCATCTGCGATTTCCCAGCGAGCTATCCGAACTACGAGGGTTGCCACGGAACCTTTCGCAAGGCCCTGAGCGGAGAGCACCTGATCTTCTATCGGGTTGGCCAGCAGGTGATCGACGTCGCCCGCATCCTGCACAACCGCATGGATGTAGAGGATATCCTCTAGCGCACAATCCACGCCGGGGGCCGATGAGCGCTGCCATGCAGGCCGCTTGTCCGGATGCGGTGACGCTCTCCCCCCGCGACTAGTAAACCCGCTTCTTCGGCTCGATATACTTCACATCGTCGGTCAGCGTGTATTCGTGGACCGGGCGGTAGTCGATCTTCACGCCGCCGCCGTTTCCGCCCCAGCCTTCGAACCAGGCGATGGTATGCTTCATCCATTCGCCATCGTTGCGGTCGGGGAAGTCCTCATGCGCGTGGGCGCCGCGGCTTTCCTTGCGGTTTTCGGCCGATGCCATGGTGACATTGGCCTGCGCCATGAGGTTGTCGAGCTCGAGCGTTTCGATAAGGTCGCTGTTCCAGATCAGCGAGCGGTCGTGGACCTTCACGTCCTCCATGCGCTTGTTGATCTGCTTCAGGTTTTCCACGCCCTCGGCCATCAGCTTGCTGTCGCGGAACACGGCTGCGTGGCGGGTCATGGTCTTCTGCATGTCCGCGCGCAGCGCCGCGGTCGGCGTGCCGCCATCGGCATGGCGGAAGTGGTCGAGACGCGTGAGCGACATTTCGGCGCTGTCCTTGGGTAGCTCGTCATGCGACGTGCCCGGCTTGATCAGCTCCTTGAGGCGATGGCCGGTCGCGCGGCCGAACACCACGAGGTCGATCAGCGAGTTCGAGCCGAGGCGGTTGGCACCATGGACCGAAACGCAGGCCGCTTCGCCCACCGCGAACAGGCCGGGGACGATCTTTTCCGGATCGTTCGCATCGCCCGCCATCACTTCGCCGTGATAGTTACAGGGGATGCCGCCCATGTTGTAGTGGACGGTCGGGGTGACCGGAAGCGGTTCGCGGGTCAGGTCGACACCGGCGAAGATCTTGCCGCTTTCGGTGATGCCCGGCAGGCGCTGCGCGAGCACGTTCGGGTCGATATGGTCGAGATGGAGGTAGATGTGGTCCTTTTCCGGGCCCACACCGCGGCCTTCGCGCATCTCGAGCGCCATCGAACGGCTGACGACATCGCGCGAGGCGAGGTCCTTCGCGCTCGGCGCATAGCGCTCCATGAACCGCTCGCCTTCGGAGTTGGTGAGATAGCCGCCCTCGCCGCGCGCGCCTTCGGTGATAAGCACGCCCGCGCCGTAAATGCCGGTCGGGTGGAACTGGACGAATTCCATATCCTGCATCGGAAGACCCGCACGCAGCACCATGCCGCCGCCGTCACCTGTGCAGGTGTGTGCCGATGTCGCGGTGAAGTAGCAGCGGCCATAGCCGCCGGTCGCCAGAACGACCGCCTTCGACCGGAAGCGGTGGATCGTGCCATCGTCGAGGCACATGGCGATCACGCCGACGCATTCCTTCTCGCCATTGGCCCCGTCCTTCATGATGAGGTCGAGCGCGAAATATTCGATGAAGAAGTCCGCGTCGTATTTCAGGCTCTGCTGGTAGAGCGCGTGGAGCATGGCATGGCCGGTGCGGTCGGCGGCGGCGCAGGTGCGCTGCACCGGCGGGCCTTCGCCCATGTTCTGCATGTGGCCGCCAAAGGGGCGCTGGTAGATCGTGCCGTCGTCGTTGCGGCTGAAGGGCACGCCCGCATGCTCCAGCTCGTAAACCGCCTGCGGGGCTTCGCGGACCATATATTCGATCGCGTCCTGATCGCCGAGCCAGTCGGAGCCCTTGACGGTATCGTACATGTGCCACGTCCAGTGATCGGGCGTGTTGTTGCCGAGGCTGGCGGCAATGCCGCCCTGCGCCGCGACGGTGTGCGAACGGGTCGGGAAGACCTTGGTGATATTGGCGGTCTTGAGGCCGCTTTCGGCGGCGCCCATCGTGGCGCGCAGGCCCGATCCGCCCGCGCCGACGACGACCACGTCATAGGTATGGTCGGTGATCGGATATTCGCGGCCGTTGATGCTGAAAGTATCGGTACGGGCCATCAGGCGGCTCCTCCGAGGGCGATGCGGGCGATCGAAACGAGGCCGAAGGCGCCGCCGCCGATGGTTGCAAGGTTGAGAAGGGCGAGAGTGCCGAACTTGGTGCCGGCGTCATGGACATAATCTTCGATCAGCACCTGCAGGCCGAGGCGCGCGTGCCAGAAGACCGAAATCACCAGCAGCGCCAGCGCGGTCGCGACCAGCGTCTGCGATGCCCAGCCGGTGACGGCGGCGTAGGAATAGTCCGGCAGCAGCGCGAGGCTCACCGCGAGAAAGAGCATCAGCACCAGATTGCCGATGGCGGTGAAGCGCTGCACCAGCCAGTGATGCGCGCCCTCATGCGCCGAGCCGAGCCCGCGCACGCGTCCGATGGAGGTTCCGTTACCCATGGGTGATGCTCACTTGAGAAGGACGAGGGCCCAGAAGCCCGCCGTAAGAAGAATGCCGATGACCGGTGCGAGGATCGACCAGGTCTTGTTGGTGTCGAGTTCGTAACCGGCGCCGATGTCGAGGACGAAGTGGCGAAGGCCGCTCATCATGTGGGTGAAGAAAGCCCACGACAGGCCAACCAGCACCACCATGCCCAGCGGCGATCCCATGACCGCTTCGAAAGTCGCATAGGCGTCCGGCCCCGCAGCCATCGCACCCAGCCACCACAGCAGCACGCCGAGGCCGACAAGGGCGAGCCCATCGCCGGTGATGCGGTGGAGGATCGAGACCGCCATATGCGGCCCCCATTTCCATATCTGAAGGTGCGGTGCGATCGGGCGGTTGGCCATGCGTTTCGTCCGGTTGGATAATTTGGAGGCCTTCCCTTAGCGAAGCTGGCGCATGGTGCAAGGCGTAGAGCCTCCTCTTTCCAACCTTCCCGTCATTCCCGCGAAGGCGGGAATCCAGATGCCCTTCCTGCCACTGGCAACGGTTGTAATGGACCCCCGCCTGCGCGGGGGTGACGTAGAGGGGTTGAGACGGTAACCGACGGCAATGACTAATATCCTTCTTACAGGCAGTTCCCGCGGGATCGGCGCGGCAGCGAAGACAGCGCTCGAAGCGCGCGGCGCCGAGGTCATTGGCCAGGCG
This window encodes:
- a CDS encoding type II toxin-antitoxin system RelE/ParE family toxin, with amino-acid sequence MMQFRLRDAARRDLAEIWLTTAERWGIDQADDYVRALEDCLLRICDFPASYPNYEGCHGTFRKALSGEHLIFYRVGQQVIDVARILHNRMDVEDIL
- the sdhA gene encoding succinate dehydrogenase flavoprotein subunit; amino-acid sequence: MARTDTFSINGREYPITDHTYDVVVVGAGGSGLRATMGAAESGLKTANITKVFPTRSHTVAAQGGIAASLGNNTPDHWTWHMYDTVKGSDWLGDQDAIEYMVREAPQAVYELEHAGVPFSRNDDGTIYQRPFGGHMQNMGEGPPVQRTCAAADRTGHAMLHALYQQSLKYDADFFIEYFALDLIMKDGANGEKECVGVIAMCLDDGTIHRFRSKAVVLATGGYGRCYFTATSAHTCTGDGGGMVLRAGLPMQDMEFVQFHPTGIYGAGVLITEGARGEGGYLTNSEGERFMERYAPSAKDLASRDVVSRSMALEMREGRGVGPEKDHIYLHLDHIDPNVLAQRLPGITESGKIFAGVDLTREPLPVTPTVHYNMGGIPCNYHGEVMAGDANDPEKIVPGLFAVGEAACVSVHGANRLGSNSLIDLVVFGRATGHRLKELIKPGTSHDELPKDSAEMSLTRLDHFRHADGGTPTAALRADMQKTMTRHAAVFRDSKLMAEGVENLKQINKRMEDVKVHDRSLIWNSDLIETLELDNLMAQANVTMASAENRKESRGAHAHEDFPDRNDGEWMKHTIAWFEGWGGNGGGVKIDYRPVHEYTLTDDVKYIEPKKRVY
- a CDS encoding type II toxin-antitoxin system ParD family antitoxin, coding for MAAKNTSIALGKPYTDFARKKVESGEFATTSEVVREAMRQYIAQDTKREALDRALKEGLDSGPARPFDFDGFLRDMRANYKAE
- a CDS encoding glycoside hydrolase, which produces MRFLSITACAALLASCATTAGTPPAVLGAAPFYQKHVDAMGIPILSSSRVPDEALFAARDMMRGMLAHRPDLAAWLAANDYRVALIARDEALLDLPENAHWTKPARDDPRLTRCEIKHYEVRIGSKSTREYWDNRARGIGGERMVGSEEDVLGLPISRYFGETIFVHEFAHNVLFAIEGADPALYRKVEAAYANALANGLWFEEYTTTTIQEYWAEGTQFWFNSNRLQAFDGRQILGHTDLSAYDPQLFAVLAEAYGERHALKSDPFHMHPARTPPGRPPENTAEIC
- the sdhC gene encoding succinate dehydrogenase, cytochrome b556 subunit; protein product: MANRPIAPHLQIWKWGPHMAVSILHRITGDGLALVGLGVLLWWLGAMAAGPDAYATFEAVMGSPLGMVVLVGLSWAFFTHMMSGLRHFVLDIGAGYELDTNKTWSILAPVIGILLTAGFWALVLLK
- a CDS encoding RrF2 family transcriptional regulator translates to MQLNLRTDYALRMLMALAATDRTLSIDWIAQRYAISRNHLAKVAQDLAAAGFVDTQRGRGGGLRLARPANAINVGAVVRSLEHFDGFVACMGGKAECMIDGACGLKPALSGALEAFLAHLDGFTLADIAADRTRLLDRLTPQPA
- the sdhD gene encoding succinate dehydrogenase, hydrophobic membrane anchor protein, which codes for MGNGTSIGRVRGLGSAHEGAHHWLVQRFTAIGNLVLMLFLAVSLALLPDYSYAAVTGWASQTLVATALALLVISVFWHARLGLQVLIEDYVHDAGTKFGTLALLNLATIGGGAFGLVSIARIALGGAA
- a CDS encoding M20/M25/M40 family metallo-hydrolase, which codes for MRFILPMLAIAASLASPAAAQLTAPEQAIVETVESGFESDVALLEEITLINSGTHNHAGVKAVADVLVPEFEALGFAVEWIDQSAAGRAGHLFARHEGAPGTTKMLLIGHLDTVFEPESPFTGFLCEGDRAVGPGVVDDKGGIVVILSALRAMKAAGTLDGANIVVALTGDEEDAGEPLEAARRDLVEAGEWADVALGFEGLSVLDGKDAGVIARRSSGSWTLTTNAKSGHSSGIFSEHAGYGAIYEMARILDTFRRELPEENLTYNVGLVAGGTPAELGEDGLSATTSGKTNIIPSSAVARGDLRALTQEQNERTAETMRAIVADHLPGTEAEITIEFRYPPMAPTDGNRALLDKLNVINADLGREPMAPYPPSRRGAADISFVAPYTHGLAGMGPAGSGSHAEGEAIDLRSIVRQAQRTAILMSRLAKEASDK
- a CDS encoding group III truncated hemoglobin yields the protein MSEVQERTREEVRAARAAKRAEAEALGVDEAFVSNMVEHFYAAIREDDLLGPIFAERIDDWPTHLARMKAFWRSILFNSGEFSGNPMRKHMAIPGLEEHHFARWLELLYATLRALEEEPDGTRLVAGRARSIADSLLTGIAVRRDGLVGSRAGKDLPHV